Proteins found in one Desulfatirhabdium butyrativorans DSM 18734 genomic segment:
- a CDS encoding GGDEF domain-containing response regulator — translation MNVLSILVVDDDYTVRQQMTEFFRISGYACLAAENADRTQQTLKSQPIDIVLVNLQMQNADGIELIDRIKKQFDVDVMAMTMYSADYTYEFVISKGASDFITKPIRYPELLLRIRRLANERILRRERNEMLERLKVLSITDDLTQLYNSRHFHRQIKIEIERACRYRHPLSLLMVDIDWFKSFNDRFGHLQGDAALAHVGRLIQMSLRAMDSAYRYGGEEFAVILPVTTGEEALIAAERLRTRIEQSPVVFEDGTSAPLTLSIGIGDYDPGETENQLIHRADQALYQSKDNGRNRVTFFPAAQRPAAA, via the coding sequence ATGAATGTACTTTCGATACTGGTCGTCGACGATGACTATACCGTGCGGCAGCAGATGACCGAATTTTTCCGTATTTCCGGATATGCCTGCCTGGCCGCGGAAAATGCCGATCGGACCCAGCAAACACTGAAATCCCAGCCCATCGATATTGTGCTCGTGAACCTGCAGATGCAAAACGCCGATGGGATCGAGCTGATCGATCGAATCAAGAAACAGTTCGATGTGGATGTGATGGCCATGACCATGTACAGTGCCGATTATACGTATGAATTCGTCATATCGAAAGGGGCCAGCGATTTCATCACCAAACCGATTCGATACCCGGAATTGCTGCTGCGCATCCGGAGGCTGGCCAACGAGCGCATACTGAGGCGGGAGCGGAATGAAATGCTGGAACGCCTGAAAGTGCTCTCGATCACCGATGATCTGACCCAACTGTACAATTCCCGGCATTTCCACCGCCAAATCAAGATCGAAATCGAGCGGGCCTGCAGGTATCGTCATCCCTTGAGTTTGCTGATGGTCGATATCGATTGGTTCAAGTCGTTCAATGATCGTTTTGGGCACCTTCAGGGCGATGCCGCCCTGGCTCACGTCGGCAGACTCATCCAGATGAGCCTGCGTGCCATGGACTCCGCATACCGTTACGGCGGAGAGGAATTTGCCGTCATTCTACCGGTCACAACCGGAGAAGAAGCCCTCATCGCCGCCGAACGGCTCCGCACCAGGATAGAACAGTCACCAGTGGTATTCGAAGATGGCACAAGTGCTCCATTGACGTTGAGCATCGGTATCGGAGACTACGATCCAGGCGAAACCGAAAACCAGCTCATCCATCGGGCGGACCAGGCATTGTACCAAAGCAAGGACAACGGCAGAAACCGCGTCACCTTCTTTCCAGCAGCGCAGCGGCCCGCTGCCGCATGA
- a CDS encoding trypsin-like peptidase domain-containing protein — MKSSKISNVIRLLVALIFVVGFENRDVRAMDNLRETPVVKAVRKVGPAVVNVRSEQIVRSGGNPFSNFRGNPFFEDFFKDFFENRPQPPVDRTSLGSGVIIDGKRGYILTNAHVIEKAGKIKIGLLDDREFEAKIVGIDSDSDLAVLQISSATALPSIEMGTSDDLMIGETVITIGNPFGFSHTVTTGVVSAVGRSIRTDERVYHDFIQTDASINPGNSGGPLLNINGELIGINTAIYAKAQGIGFAIPIDKAKRIVADLIRYGEVVHPWVGIRVQPMDEKTAQYLKETNSSEGQKTAGVLVRNVEPGSPAFTGGVQAGDIVLEIGNKSVRSIEEYRGALQGFGAGDIIPMKLGRKGKTINLSIHSVVFPENRAPELAWEILGIRVSDALSRNGKPFGVRIVEVAPSCYLARIGAAKGDIIRQIDDIAIHGVEEFYRAIVKTRSKNAIMLLLQRGDQLYHLAIQMDGE, encoded by the coding sequence ATGAAAAGCTCTAAAATTTCGAACGTCATCCGCTTATTGGTGGCACTGATTTTTGTGGTCGGATTTGAAAATCGGGATGTCCGGGCTATGGACAATCTCCGGGAAACCCCCGTGGTCAAAGCCGTGCGCAAGGTGGGGCCTGCAGTTGTCAATGTTCGCTCGGAGCAGATTGTCCGATCAGGAGGCAATCCATTTTCCAATTTCAGGGGCAACCCGTTTTTCGAGGATTTTTTCAAAGACTTTTTCGAAAACCGGCCGCAGCCGCCTGTGGATCGAACCAGTCTGGGTTCCGGTGTCATCATTGACGGCAAACGGGGCTATATCCTGACCAATGCACATGTCATCGAGAAAGCGGGAAAAATCAAAATCGGCCTGCTCGACGATCGGGAATTCGAAGCCAAAATTGTCGGTATCGATTCGGATAGTGATTTGGCGGTGCTTCAAATCAGTTCGGCGACGGCACTGCCTTCCATCGAAATGGGCACCAGCGATGATTTGATGATCGGCGAAACCGTCATTACCATCGGAAATCCGTTCGGTTTTTCGCATACCGTCACCACGGGCGTTGTCAGCGCCGTGGGAAGAAGCATTCGAACGGATGAGCGGGTCTATCACGATTTCATCCAGACCGATGCTTCCATCAACCCGGGGAACTCCGGTGGGCCGCTGCTCAATATCAACGGCGAGCTGATCGGCATCAACACGGCGATCTATGCCAAGGCCCAGGGAATCGGTTTTGCCATTCCCATCGACAAGGCCAAGCGGATCGTTGCCGATCTCATTCGCTATGGAGAAGTGGTGCATCCCTGGGTCGGTATCCGTGTGCAGCCCATGGATGAGAAAACAGCGCAATACCTGAAAGAAACCAACTCGTCGGAAGGCCAGAAAACTGCGGGTGTGCTGGTCCGGAATGTCGAACCCGGCAGTCCGGCATTTACCGGAGGCGTTCAGGCGGGGGATATCGTTTTGGAGATCGGAAACAAAAGCGTGCGATCCATCGAAGAATATCGAGGCGCGTTGCAGGGTTTTGGCGCGGGGGATATCATCCCGATGAAACTGGGCAGAAAAGGCAAGACGATTAACCTTTCCATCCACAGCGTCGTGTTTCCGGAAAACAGGGCGCCGGAACTTGCCTGGGAGATCTTGGGCATACGGGTATCCGATGCGCTGTCCCGTAACGGCAAGCCTTTTGGCGTGCGGATTGTAGAAGTGGCGCCATCCTGTTATCTGGCGCGTATCGGCGCCGCAAAAGGGGATATCATCCGCCAGATTGACGATATCGCCATCCACGGCGTCGAGGAGTTTTATCGGGCTATCGTCAAAACCAGAAGCAAAAACGCGATCATGCTGCTGCTTCAACGGGGGGATCAGCTCTATCACCTTGCCATACAGATGGATGGAGAATGA
- a CDS encoding GNAT family N-acetyltransferase, with product MKWHLIDISNEACHTESNERILDQIIQLYRAENWWKEPQDNRDSLIRLIANSHVFAVALSENQQVLGMGRAISDRTSDAYIQDVAVDAAYRKCGIGNTIVSFLIDTLRQSGISWIGLISQNHTYSFYRKLGFNPMKAVAMILP from the coding sequence ATGAAATGGCACTTGATCGATATTTCAAATGAAGCTTGTCATACGGAAAGCAACGAGCGCATTCTGGATCAGATCATCCAATTGTATCGGGCGGAGAACTGGTGGAAGGAACCGCAGGACAATCGGGACAGCCTCATCCGACTGATTGCCAACAGCCATGTTTTTGCCGTTGCTCTGTCCGAAAATCAGCAGGTGCTCGGAATGGGCAGAGCCATCAGCGATCGCACAAGTGATGCCTACATCCAGGATGTGGCCGTCGATGCCGCATATCGAAAATGCGGCATCGGAAACACCATCGTTTCCTTCCTGATCGATACGCTGCGACAAAGCGGCATTTCCTGGATCGGCCTCATTTCCCAGAACCACACCTATTCCTTTTACAGAAAGCTTGGTTTCAACCCCATGAAGGCGGTTGCCATGATTTTGCCATGA
- the lepA gene encoding translation elongation factor 4 produces MTDRISSIRNFSIIAHIDHGKSTLSDRLIQAAGIISDRDFKEQILDSMDIERERGITIKSQTVCLPYKARNGQSYTLNLIDTPGHVDFTYEVSRALASCEGALLLIDASQGVEAQTLANMYLALEHNLEIVPVINKIDLPSADIERVKKQIEEDLGLDPETAVLASAKEGIGIEAVFESIVTRLPAPAGDTDAPLQALIFDSHYDPFRGTIVHFRVFQGSIGVGDTVRFMWNNSSYKVEEVGIFQIKRIPKNRLLAGEVGYLIAGIKTVRDTRCGDTITHVDRPCQNAMPGFKLAKPVVFSSIYPVASDDYPQLAEAIDKLHLNDASLVYEKDSSAALGFGFRCGFLGLLHLEVVQERLEREYDLSLILTAPSVQYQVEMMDGNIVIIDNPALYPDPSQIASTKEPFIKASIIVPDRYMGQVMKLCLDRRGISKNYQYLTSNRLEMVFELPLAEVVYDFYDKLKSVTQGYGSFDYEILEFRETQLVKLDILINGERVDALSQLVHKERAYERARTACEKLKEEIPRQMFKIAIQGAIGGTIIARSTVSPFRKDVTAKCYGGDITRKRKLLEKQKKGKKRMKMVGQVEIPQSAFLAVLKTDSE; encoded by the coding sequence ATGACAGATCGTATTTCCAGCATACGCAATTTCAGCATCATTGCCCATATCGATCACGGGAAATCGACGCTGTCCGATCGACTGATTCAGGCTGCGGGGATCATTTCCGATCGGGATTTCAAGGAACAAATCCTCGATTCCATGGATATTGAACGGGAACGGGGCATTACGATCAAAAGCCAGACGGTGTGCCTGCCATACAAGGCCAGAAACGGGCAATCCTATACGCTGAACTTGATCGATACGCCGGGCCATGTGGATTTTACCTATGAGGTGTCTCGAGCGCTCGCTTCCTGTGAAGGTGCGCTGCTGCTGATCGACGCCAGCCAGGGGGTCGAGGCGCAGACGCTGGCGAACATGTATCTGGCGCTGGAGCACAACCTCGAAATCGTTCCGGTCATCAACAAGATCGATCTGCCATCCGCAGACATCGAGCGGGTGAAGAAGCAAATCGAGGAAGACCTCGGTCTCGATCCGGAAACAGCCGTGCTGGCTTCCGCCAAGGAAGGTATCGGCATCGAAGCCGTTTTCGAGAGTATCGTCACCCGGCTTCCCGCGCCTGCCGGCGATACCGATGCCCCATTGCAGGCATTGATTTTCGACAGCCATTACGATCCATTCCGCGGAACGATCGTTCATTTCCGGGTTTTTCAAGGGTCGATCGGTGTGGGGGACACCGTTCGGTTCATGTGGAACAATTCATCCTATAAGGTTGAAGAAGTGGGGATCTTTCAAATCAAGCGCATTCCCAAAAATCGGCTTCTCGCAGGGGAGGTCGGCTATCTGATCGCCGGTATCAAGACCGTTCGGGATACGCGCTGCGGGGACACAATCACCCATGTGGATCGGCCTTGCCAAAACGCCATGCCCGGTTTCAAGCTGGCCAAACCGGTCGTTTTTTCTTCCATTTACCCGGTCGCATCGGATGATTACCCCCAGCTTGCCGAGGCCATCGACAAACTTCACCTCAACGATGCATCTCTGGTGTATGAAAAGGATTCCTCCGCCGCGCTGGGTTTCGGCTTCCGTTGCGGCTTTCTGGGGCTGCTTCATCTGGAAGTGGTGCAGGAGCGGCTCGAGCGGGAATATGACCTGAGTCTCATCCTGACCGCGCCATCGGTTCAGTACCAGGTCGAGATGATGGACGGAAATATCGTCATCATCGATAACCCGGCGCTCTATCCCGATCCTTCACAGATCGCCTCCACCAAGGAGCCCTTCATCAAGGCGTCCATCATTGTGCCGGATCGGTACATGGGCCAGGTGATGAAGCTTTGCCTGGATCGCCGGGGAATCAGCAAGAATTACCAATACCTGACGAGTAACCGGCTGGAAATGGTGTTTGAATTGCCGCTGGCTGAAGTGGTGTACGACTTCTATGACAAGCTCAAATCCGTTACCCAGGGGTACGGCTCATTTGATTATGAAATCCTCGAGTTCCGGGAAACGCAGCTCGTCAAGCTCGATATCCTGATCAACGGCGAGCGGGTGGACGCTCTGAGTCAGCTTGTGCACAAGGAAAGAGCCTACGAGAGGGCAAGAACCGCCTGTGAAAAGCTCAAGGAAGAAATTCCGAGACAGATGTTCAAAATCGCCATTCAGGGGGCCATTGGTGGCACCATCATCGCCCGC
- a CDS encoding ferritin-like domain-containing protein has translation MSEATLGILKKAILLERRGKAFYSHVAQEAKTPSLREFFEGMAQEESQHEKILSEQFQAVQTTGHFTPGKTPHPNTDIAVSRVLTPEIGIRLAAAGFEAAAISASMAMEANAIAMYRQASLDATDPNEKELYEWLSEFEKGHYETLGKMDRALTEAAWNDADFWPF, from the coding sequence ATGAGCGAGGCAACCTTGGGTATTCTGAAAAAAGCCATTCTTCTGGAACGCCGCGGCAAAGCGTTCTACAGCCATGTGGCCCAAGAGGCGAAAACACCATCGCTGCGGGAATTTTTCGAAGGCATGGCCCAGGAGGAAAGCCAACACGAGAAAATTCTATCAGAACAATTTCAGGCGGTTCAAACGACAGGACATTTTACGCCGGGCAAAACACCTCATCCGAATACAGACATCGCCGTCTCGAGAGTCTTGACGCCGGAGATCGGGATCCGCCTGGCCGCGGCAGGTTTCGAGGCGGCCGCCATTTCCGCTTCCATGGCCATGGAAGCCAATGCCATCGCCATGTATCGCCAAGCCTCTCTGGATGCAACCGATCCGAATGAAAAAGAACTCTATGAATGGCTCTCGGAGTTTGAAAAAGGCCACTACGAAACCCTGGGTAAGATGGATCGCGCGCTGACAGAAGCGGCATGGAACGATGCCGATTTCTGGCCATTCTGA
- a CDS encoding DUF2156 domain-containing protein — translation MIPFSPIFPEDYDRLVLFFRRQPYDLCIYSLPSLLSWTTAAYHPCAAVIDDMLIVSAEFTKDPSKNHLILPICLDRELTPDALRELASETGYPGFWFVPENYIERHGKTVCEKNFDVIPQPEYEDYVYARDDLAFLKGRKYAKKRNLIAQFQKAYVQTGKIAIEPVETVSTSESIAFLELWCEERNCRSYTSDDLECEKQALINMLSHIQRYDVKGLVLRIEGEVAALGIAAGLTKEMGVLHFEKAFARYKGLYQFFDRHCAEHLFDGFSWINKESDMGLANLAKAKKSYYPAFRVPSYEFRLR, via the coding sequence ATGATCCCTTTTTCACCCATTTTCCCGGAAGATTACGACCGACTTGTGCTTTTTTTTCGCCGCCAGCCCTACGATCTGTGTATTTACTCGCTGCCTTCCCTGCTGTCCTGGACAACAGCGGCCTATCATCCCTGTGCAGCCGTCATCGATGACATGCTGATCGTTTCCGCGGAATTCACCAAGGACCCATCCAAGAATCATCTCATCCTGCCGATTTGCCTGGATCGGGAGCTGACTCCGGATGCGCTTCGGGAACTGGCTTCTGAAACCGGTTATCCAGGCTTCTGGTTCGTTCCGGAGAATTACATCGAACGGCACGGAAAAACCGTTTGTGAAAAAAACTTCGACGTTATCCCACAACCGGAATACGAAGATTATGTCTATGCGCGAGACGATCTGGCTTTTCTGAAAGGCCGGAAATACGCCAAGAAGCGCAACCTGATCGCACAGTTTCAGAAAGCCTATGTGCAAACCGGGAAAATCGCCATCGAGCCGGTTGAAACGGTATCCACATCCGAGTCCATCGCTTTTCTGGAATTGTGGTGCGAAGAGCGAAACTGTCGCTCCTATACCAGTGACGATCTCGAGTGTGAGAAGCAGGCGCTGATCAACATGCTGTCCCATATCCAGCGATACGATGTAAAGGGGCTGGTTTTGCGAATCGAGGGGGAAGTCGCCGCTCTCGGTATCGCTGCCGGACTGACCAAGGAAATGGGCGTATTGCATTTTGAAAAAGCCTTTGCCCGGTACAAGGGACTCTACCAATTTTTCGATCGCCATTGCGCCGAACATCTGTTCGACGGATTTTCCTGGATCAACAAGGAGAGCGACATGGGGTTGGCCAATCTGGCAAAAGCGAAAAAATCCTATTACCCGGCATTCCGGGTGCCTTCTTACGAATTTCGGCTGCGATGA